One part of the Arcanobacterium phocisimile genome encodes these proteins:
- a CDS encoding exo-alpha-sialidase — protein sequence MRGKRNQFRHLIFAGVVTSALTFSSLVASPLAHAADDETHSTSQNLVSQPQVQFSDATMSDVKSIIVREEGKIYYRIPAITATPGGDLIASFDERPLSAGDPNQLKNVTTGFNGENWYKGLTTKWKNGEDSPNPNSIIQYRSKDNGETWQKDGYVCQGNPVSNWNEIHGCSDPSYVVDWETGKIFNFHVRSYEAGIQEAVPGNDETNRHVIQVEVSTSNDDGKTWTSKVITSKVTPNKQTLWRFAASGQGIQLTHPDRDGWLVQQFTKADWRGGPQAAFSLISKDHGETWEPGAEVGDKMDENKVVELSNGDLLLTSRDKNGPSNNYRNGDGHRWQAISKDGGFTWSTPTWMPGVTEGKTNGQIIRAFPHAPANDLRSQILLYANAKRITDNNPSGQNNDRSHGTVWMSCDDGKSWPHSKMFNEGSTGYVTITVQHNGRIGMLSEDGTEKHKENGIYYRNFDMDWVGTCPGVKQVIELEKQAEELAKAKQQAEEELARKAEELAQAEQAIEENKAEIAQQQEQIDQLTNDLANANKEIDDAKAQLDKLTTEKTELTEKVTELNAENEKLSEQLAQAEKDKAELEKKLAEAQQAPKAEYPLIPLTPANPIDNSNDEDAQAQSAAPVVSVAHPDIKQGDVQTFTAKGFAPGERVQVRVHSTVVDLGVIAVRDDGSVTVDWTVPADFPTGEHMVEFIGAQRATAQFNVVANGVAQDPMKQPTSPVKVDPSGTSPSTVNTLAKTGLDLSSVLALVVLAVIGGAACLRRPERN from the coding sequence ATGAGGGGTAAACGCAACCAATTCCGGCATCTGATTTTTGCTGGTGTTGTCACAAGCGCGCTGACTTTTTCTAGCTTGGTAGCTAGTCCACTAGCTCACGCAGCCGACGACGAAACTCATTCGACGTCGCAAAATCTGGTATCTCAGCCGCAGGTTCAGTTCAGCGATGCAACAATGTCGGACGTTAAGTCGATTATCGTTCGTGAAGAAGGTAAGATTTATTATCGAATTCCGGCGATCACAGCCACGCCAGGTGGTGATCTTATAGCTTCTTTTGATGAGCGCCCTTTAAGTGCTGGTGATCCGAATCAGCTAAAGAATGTTACTACCGGATTTAATGGCGAAAATTGGTATAAGGGATTGACGACGAAGTGGAAGAATGGTGAAGATTCACCTAATCCAAACTCGATTATTCAATACCGTTCCAAAGATAATGGCGAAACATGGCAAAAAGATGGCTACGTTTGCCAAGGTAATCCGGTCAGTAACTGGAACGAAATTCACGGTTGTTCCGATCCGTCCTATGTAGTGGATTGGGAAACCGGCAAAATTTTTAACTTCCACGTCCGTAGCTATGAAGCGGGAATTCAAGAAGCTGTCCCTGGTAATGACGAAACCAACCGGCATGTTATTCAAGTTGAAGTTTCTACGTCGAACGACGACGGCAAGACATGGACCTCTAAGGTAATTACTTCGAAAGTTACGCCAAACAAGCAGACATTGTGGCGTTTCGCCGCCTCAGGGCAAGGTATTCAGCTCACCCATCCAGATCGTGACGGTTGGCTAGTTCAGCAATTTACTAAGGCGGATTGGCGTGGAGGTCCACAAGCGGCCTTCTCTCTGATTTCCAAAGATCATGGTGAGACATGGGAACCAGGCGCTGAAGTTGGTGACAAAATGGATGAGAATAAGGTTGTTGAGCTGTCTAATGGCGATCTTCTTCTAACGTCACGTGACAAGAATGGCCCGAGTAATAATTATCGGAATGGCGACGGCCATCGTTGGCAGGCTATTTCCAAGGACGGCGGATTTACCTGGTCAACTCCCACCTGGATGCCTGGAGTGACAGAGGGTAAGACTAACGGACAAATTATTCGCGCTTTCCCCCATGCCCCAGCTAACGATCTACGTTCCCAGATTTTGCTGTACGCTAATGCGAAGCGAATTACAGATAATAATCCCAGTGGGCAAAATAATGATCGTTCCCACGGCACAGTCTGGATGTCATGCGATGACGGAAAGTCATGGCCACATTCAAAGATGTTTAACGAGGGATCTACTGGATATGTCACGATTACTGTCCAGCACAATGGTCGGATTGGAATGCTTTCCGAAGATGGTACCGAGAAACACAAAGAAAATGGTATTTACTATCGGAACTTCGATATGGATTGGGTGGGAACCTGTCCAGGTGTTAAGCAGGTTATTGAGCTAGAAAAGCAGGCTGAAGAATTAGCCAAGGCGAAGCAGCAGGCTGAAGAAGAACTGGCCCGAAAAGCTGAGGAGCTAGCACAAGCTGAGCAAGCGATCGAAGAAAACAAAGCAGAGATTGCGCAACAGCAAGAGCAGATTGATCAGCTCACCAATGATTTAGCGAACGCAAATAAAGAAATTGACGATGCCAAGGCACAGCTCGACAAGTTGACGACTGAGAAAACCGAACTGACGGAGAAGGTAACTGAGCTCAACGCGGAAAATGAGAAGCTTTCCGAGCAGTTAGCGCAGGCGGAGAAGGATAAAGCGGAGCTTGAAAAGAAGCTTGCAGAAGCTCAGCAAGCTCCTAAGGCAGAGTATCCACTTATTCCGTTAACTCCAGCTAACCCGATCGATAACTCAAATGATGAAGACGCTCAGGCACAGTCAGCGGCTCCAGTTGTGAGTGTTGCCCATCCTGACATCAAACAAGGTGATGTGCAAACATTTACTGCCAAGGGTTTTGCACCTGGAGAGCGTGTTCAAGTTCGGGTTCATTCAACAGTTGTTGATTTGGGTGTTATCGCAGTACGTGACGATGGTTCCGTGACGGTTGACTGGACTGTACCAGCTGATTTCCCAACTGGAGAGCACATGGTTGAGTTCATTGGCGCACAACGTGCAACCGCTCAGTTCAATGTCGTTGCTAACGGAGTTGCTCAGGATCCAATGAAGCAACCAACGTCACCAGTTAAGGTTGATCCATCAGGAACGTCTCCATCAACAGTCAATACGTTGGCGAAGACTGGTCTTGACCTTTCATCGGTGCTTGCACTCGTGGTGCTCGCAGTAATTGGTGGAGCTGCTTGTCTGCGTCGACCAGAACGCAACTGA
- a CDS encoding LutB/LldF family L-lactate oxidation iron-sulfur protein has translation MATFLGLPQMFGKGHGQWVQGDALPDQTLEWGTSFPEGAAVTLRNNQLRKNLRHATTTIRNKRAERVAEMPDWQALRDAGSAIKHKTMSNLPELLVQLEENVTKRGGIVHWARDKKEANEIILGILREKNAQEVVKVKSMATQEINLNEELEKHGITAHETDLAEMIVQLGKDMPSHIVVPAIHRNRAEIREIFNREMADLEEPIETTEPRVLAMAARAHLRELFLKTKVAISGSNMMIAETGTLSVFESEGNGRMCLTLPETLISLVGIEKLVPTFKDAEVFSQLLPRSSTGERMNPYTSMWTGITPGDGPQEFHLVLLDNGRTKVLADEVGRQALHCIRCAACMNACPVYEHVGGHAYNSVYPGPIGAILTPQLLGAMDHNDPASSLPYASSLCGACYEVCPVKINIPEVLVDLRHRITEANRGGIPDVWDVAMKATSKFMGDGKRWAAATKGVKAGRVVAGKDRKIHNVPIPLANRWTMVRDVPAPPARTFREWLKEDKKENEK, from the coding sequence ATGGCTACGTTTTTAGGTTTGCCACAAATGTTCGGCAAGGGTCACGGACAGTGGGTTCAAGGTGACGCTCTGCCAGATCAAACTCTTGAATGGGGAACTAGTTTTCCCGAGGGAGCTGCTGTTACGCTCCGTAACAACCAGCTACGTAAGAACCTTCGTCATGCAACAACAACTATTCGTAACAAGCGTGCAGAACGTGTAGCTGAAATGCCGGACTGGCAAGCATTACGCGATGCAGGTTCGGCCATCAAGCACAAGACGATGAGTAATCTGCCTGAGCTGCTTGTTCAGTTGGAAGAAAACGTCACCAAGCGTGGCGGTATCGTTCACTGGGCACGCGATAAGAAGGAAGCCAACGAGATTATTCTTGGTATTCTTCGGGAAAAGAATGCTCAAGAAGTTGTCAAGGTTAAGTCCATGGCGACTCAGGAGATTAACCTTAACGAAGAGCTTGAAAAGCATGGCATTACGGCACACGAAACCGACTTGGCAGAAATGATCGTTCAGCTCGGCAAAGACATGCCGTCACACATCGTTGTGCCAGCAATCCACCGCAACCGCGCAGAGATTCGTGAAATTTTCAATCGTGAAATGGCTGATCTAGAAGAGCCAATTGAAACTACTGAACCACGTGTTTTGGCGATGGCAGCACGCGCCCATTTGCGTGAGCTGTTCTTGAAGACCAAAGTAGCTATTTCTGGTTCTAACATGATGATTGCAGAAACTGGAACACTATCAGTGTTTGAGTCTGAAGGTAATGGTCGTATGTGCTTGACCCTTCCTGAAACTCTCATTTCGCTGGTTGGTATTGAAAAGCTCGTCCCAACGTTCAAGGATGCTGAAGTATTCTCTCAACTTCTGCCACGCTCATCGACTGGTGAGCGCATGAACCCATACACCTCCATGTGGACTGGTATTACTCCAGGTGACGGACCGCAAGAGTTCCACCTAGTTCTCTTGGACAATGGTCGTACGAAGGTTTTGGCTGACGAAGTTGGCCGCCAAGCATTGCACTGCATCCGTTGTGCCGCATGTATGAATGCTTGCCCGGTATACGAGCATGTTGGCGGACACGCATACAACTCAGTTTATCCTGGTCCTATCGGCGCTATTCTTACTCCGCAGCTTCTTGGCGCTATGGATCACAATGATCCAGCATCGTCGTTGCCGTACGCATCATCGTTGTGTGGTGCTTGCTATGAAGTTTGCCCGGTGAAGATCAATATCCCAGAGGTTCTTGTTGATTTGCGCCATCGAATTACCGAAGCTAATCGTGGAGGTATTCCAGATGTTTGGGATGTGGCGATGAAGGCAACATCGAAGTTCATGGGTGATGGTAAGCGTTGGGCTGCTGCGACTAAGGGTGTCAAGGCTGGACGAGTGGTTGCCGGCAAGGATCGCAAGATCCATAATGTTCCTATCCCACTAGCTAATCGGTGGACGATGGTTCGTGATGTGCCAGCCCCACCGGCACGTACATTCCGTGAATGGCTCAAAGAAGATAAGAAGGAGAACGAGAAGTGA
- a CDS encoding bifunctional metallophosphatase/5'-nucleotidase yields MKKRVLLVSFLLSLSSGLSTTAMAEEVEQQDNLFPQASILFFQDGHDILPVKQGTKEQPTYHGGVARLATVLDQEKEKGIPVDVAFGGDLGGGTLFGAVFHGEAMVDAFNTIGVDVAGFGQHDFDYGLEQAMVNVKASHFPWVSSNLTANNSPIVAPTILRQVGDVKIGYIGLTVGMETTTAGNDVVQHDYVESAKSAISQLSEADVIVALAQFPNAEDAKNLLEEVPEISVVLREENEFKQEGNDVTRLDDGRFAVATEGNYGSIARIDFERNEQNKWVATHHEIQIDETVTDNSELGVIAQTYMKKLDARLSEEVTCSNKVLMRPQEIGKVAAHAFQKRVNADLGWVNAGGLRADLAAGNLTMKDILAVFPYDNKVMKIEVTGAQLRQAIDEGVDSSPNGTGGGYPIVSGMSYLYDSKGESNEKIQAMTLENGVIIDDEDTYTLAITNYVVNGGNNINAFKDAKVLVDAGFAGSDFDALVSYLTETSSCDQSTPELNESDTEKDQKQEHDIDKNTELGEKSKSVHPQAPALAKTGFEVSNTFILAGILITAGICITRINKRKL; encoded by the coding sequence ATGAAAAAACGTGTATTACTAGTTTCTTTTTTATTGTCTTTGAGTAGCGGATTGTCCACTACAGCAATGGCAGAAGAGGTTGAGCAACAAGATAATCTATTTCCCCAGGCTTCTATTTTGTTTTTCCAAGATGGACATGATATTTTGCCCGTCAAACAAGGGACAAAAGAACAACCAACCTACCATGGCGGCGTTGCACGTTTAGCTACTGTTTTAGATCAAGAGAAAGAAAAAGGTATTCCGGTCGATGTTGCTTTTGGTGGCGATTTAGGTGGCGGAACGCTATTTGGTGCTGTTTTTCATGGCGAGGCGATGGTAGATGCATTCAACACTATCGGTGTTGATGTGGCAGGTTTTGGACAACATGATTTCGATTATGGACTAGAACAGGCAATGGTGAATGTAAAGGCATCACATTTCCCTTGGGTTTCATCAAACTTAACAGCGAATAATAGTCCAATAGTTGCTCCTACAATTCTCCGTCAAGTGGGAGATGTGAAGATTGGATATATTGGTTTAACTGTTGGAATGGAGACAACAACTGCAGGAAATGATGTTGTACAGCATGATTATGTCGAGTCTGCCAAATCTGCTATTTCTCAATTAAGTGAAGCTGATGTTATTGTAGCTTTAGCTCAGTTCCCGAATGCTGAAGATGCCAAAAACCTCTTGGAAGAAGTTCCCGAGATATCGGTGGTGTTACGTGAGGAAAATGAGTTTAAACAAGAGGGAAATGATGTGACACGCCTTGATGATGGACGTTTTGCTGTGGCAACTGAAGGCAACTATGGGTCAATTGCACGCATTGACTTCGAAAGAAATGAGCAAAACAAGTGGGTGGCAACGCACCATGAAATTCAAATTGATGAAACCGTAACAGATAATAGTGAGCTAGGCGTGATTGCACAAACGTATATGAAGAAGTTAGATGCGCGTTTAAGTGAAGAGGTTACTTGCTCTAACAAGGTGTTAATGAGACCCCAGGAAATTGGGAAAGTTGCGGCACATGCATTTCAAAAAAGAGTTAATGCTGATCTAGGTTGGGTAAATGCAGGCGGTTTACGTGCAGATTTAGCTGCCGGTAACTTAACGATGAAAGATATCTTGGCTGTTTTTCCATACGATAACAAAGTTATGAAGATTGAGGTTACGGGGGCGCAGTTACGGCAGGCTATAGATGAAGGAGTAGATTCATCTCCTAATGGCACAGGTGGTGGATATCCGATTGTTTCTGGGATGTCCTATCTGTATGACAGTAAAGGTGAATCTAACGAAAAAATCCAGGCTATGACTTTAGAAAACGGTGTGATTATCGATGATGAGGATACCTACACACTGGCAATAACAAACTATGTTGTTAATGGTGGAAATAATATCAATGCTTTTAAAGACGCAAAGGTTCTTGTGGATGCTGGCTTTGCAGGGTCGGACTTTGATGCATTGGTCTCTTATTTGACGGAGACATCATCCTGTGATCAATCGACACCAGAATTGAATGAGAGTGACACGGAAAAAGATCAAAAGCAAGAACATGATATTGATAAAAATACCGAGTTAGGGGAAAAATCAAAGTCTGTTCACCCTCAGGCACCAGCTTTAGCGAAAACGGGTTTCGAGGTTAGTAATACATTTATTTTGGCCGGTATTCTAATAACTGCAGGTATATGTATTACACGTATAAACAAGAGAAAACTGTAG
- a CDS encoding (Fe-S)-binding protein, producing MKVALFATCIADAMFPQAPQATMHLLQRLDVEVEFPESQACCGQMHINTGYYPEAMPLIKNHVKTFEPVLDGEWDAIVVPSGSCTGSIREQQEMVANKLGDPALATKAAAIAKKTYELSEFLVDVMGTDDVGAYFAHRVTYHPTCHSLRVAKVGDKPLQLLRKVGGIDLVELPSAESCCGFGGTFAIKNHETSASMLTDKMNNIIATKADVLVAGDYSCLMNIAGGLSRNRAGVRAMHLAEVLAGTQNEPWTAPESTTKAGV from the coding sequence ATGAAAGTAGCACTATTTGCAACCTGTATTGCGGATGCCATGTTCCCGCAGGCTCCGCAGGCAACAATGCATCTGCTCCAACGTCTTGATGTCGAAGTGGAATTTCCAGAAAGCCAAGCTTGCTGTGGACAGATGCATATCAACACGGGATATTATCCAGAAGCCATGCCGTTGATTAAAAACCACGTCAAGACGTTCGAACCTGTCCTCGATGGCGAATGGGATGCGATCGTTGTTCCATCTGGTTCATGTACTGGTTCTATTCGCGAACAGCAGGAAATGGTCGCTAACAAGTTGGGTGATCCTGCGCTGGCAACTAAAGCGGCTGCGATTGCGAAGAAGACTTACGAACTTTCTGAATTCCTCGTTGATGTTATGGGCACTGACGACGTCGGCGCATATTTCGCACACCGCGTCACATACCATCCAACCTGCCACTCATTGCGTGTAGCTAAGGTCGGCGATAAGCCGTTGCAGCTATTACGGAAAGTAGGCGGTATTGATCTCGTCGAACTCCCAAGTGCAGAATCTTGCTGTGGCTTCGGCGGAACGTTTGCTATAAAGAACCATGAAACGTCAGCATCGATGCTCACTGACAAGATGAACAACATCATTGCTACCAAGGCAGATGTTCTTGTTGCCGGTGACTATTCATGTTTGATGAACATTGCTGGTGGTCTTTCCCGAAACCGAGCTGGAGTTCGGGCGATGCATCTAGCTGAGGTGCTTGCTGGTACCCAAAATGAGCCGTGGACGGCTCCAGAATCTACTACGAAGGCTGGTGTGTAA
- a CDS encoding L-lactate permease has product MHAVTFVPSTESIAGSTVLSALVGILPLVAFFFMLGVFKLKTHWCALGSLVIALAIAVFGFYMPIPMAINSALFGTAFGIMPILYIVIAAVWLYNLTVFSGRDQDVRAVFSAVGKGDMRIQALLLGFSFCGLLEGLAGFGAPVAIVAAMLVSLGISPIKAALVTMVGNAINVGFGAMAIPITTAGKIGGVAATDVANTASSMTPWVIILIPFLLLFILDGGRGVRQLWHIGLLQGLVTALGHFVAAHFVSYELTAVFASLLGFAVVAGALVVLNPTTPEDWRSEVKEEAAPSASRLTLALMPYWLVVIIFSIAKLWTFGFNVPEALAKTTIAIEWPGLYGSLLTSSGEASSAAILGIQTLANPGTMIVITALIVSAVYGANSSERFKFSFGRGISVLFNTIHSLRWSLLTIALVMALAYVMNFSGQTAAIGAALAATGSAFAFLSPILGWIGTAVTGSATSANALFASLQSTAATGANLDPHILLSANSIGGGLGKIVSPQNLAIAATAIAKPGSEAEILRKAAPFSAGLLLVLCLLTFLATQGVIPIVQ; this is encoded by the coding sequence ATGCATGCGGTCACATTCGTGCCTTCTACTGAGTCTATTGCCGGCTCAACTGTCCTTTCTGCACTAGTGGGCATCTTGCCGCTTGTTGCGTTCTTCTTTATGCTCGGTGTGTTCAAATTGAAAACACACTGGTGTGCGCTTGGGTCTTTAGTCATTGCTTTGGCTATTGCCGTCTTTGGTTTCTATATGCCAATACCAATGGCGATTAATTCTGCTCTTTTCGGAACGGCATTCGGCATTATGCCGATTCTATACATCGTCATCGCCGCCGTGTGGCTATACAATCTCACCGTTTTTTCTGGGCGAGACCAAGATGTGCGAGCAGTCTTCTCTGCTGTGGGCAAGGGTGATATGCGAATTCAAGCTCTCCTCTTAGGTTTCTCCTTTTGTGGCCTGCTTGAAGGTTTAGCAGGCTTCGGGGCCCCAGTTGCTATCGTGGCTGCGATGCTCGTTTCACTTGGCATCAGTCCTATTAAAGCTGCCTTGGTGACCATGGTTGGTAATGCAATCAATGTTGGTTTCGGTGCGATGGCAATTCCGATTACAACAGCAGGTAAAATTGGTGGAGTTGCCGCTACCGATGTAGCGAATACGGCCTCATCGATGACTCCGTGGGTCATCATTCTTATCCCTTTCCTACTTCTGTTCATACTCGACGGTGGTCGTGGTGTTCGCCAACTTTGGCATATCGGTCTTCTCCAGGGACTAGTCACTGCGCTCGGTCACTTCGTGGCGGCACACTTTGTTTCGTATGAACTTACCGCTGTTTTCGCTTCGCTTCTCGGTTTTGCTGTGGTGGCCGGAGCACTAGTTGTTTTGAACCCAACAACCCCAGAAGATTGGCGTTCAGAAGTCAAAGAAGAAGCGGCACCAAGCGCTAGTCGTCTCACTCTTGCATTGATGCCATACTGGCTCGTCGTCATCATTTTCTCTATTGCTAAGCTCTGGACCTTCGGGTTCAACGTACCCGAAGCGCTTGCCAAAACGACGATCGCCATTGAGTGGCCAGGACTATACGGTTCGTTACTCACCAGTAGCGGAGAAGCTTCCTCGGCTGCAATCCTTGGTATCCAGACTCTTGCTAACCCAGGTACGATGATCGTTATTACCGCACTCATTGTTTCTGCGGTTTATGGCGCAAATTCGAGCGAACGTTTTAAGTTCTCCTTTGGGCGCGGTATCTCGGTTCTGTTCAATACAATCCATTCCTTGCGCTGGTCGCTTTTGACAATTGCTCTGGTTATGGCTTTGGCATATGTTATGAACTTCTCTGGTCAAACCGCTGCCATTGGTGCAGCACTAGCCGCTACTGGTTCTGCGTTCGCTTTCCTATCACCAATTCTTGGATGGATCGGAACCGCAGTCACCGGTTCAGCAACATCAGCTAATGCGCTCTTTGCATCCTTGCAATCCACCGCGGCAACTGGTGCAAATCTTGATCCGCATATCCTTCTCTCTGCCAATAGCATTGGTGGAGGTCTTGGCAAGATTGTTTCTCCACAAAATCTTGCCATCGCCGCTACGGCGATCGCTAAGCCAGGATCCGAAGCGGAAATCTTGCGGAAAGCTGCACCATTCTCTGCTGGTCTGCTTCTCGTACTATGCTTGTTGACGTTCCTTGCTACGCAGGGCGTCATTCCCATCGTTCAATGA
- a CDS encoding LutC/YkgG family protein encodes MSAREEILQRIKDALALSQGEPAPEPPRNYIQEGEFPPGAPEVIEDLIEKLVDYTAVVVTTDEAGIPDAIDAYLEDASSVVVPHGLDEEWKKAAGRHDRTVQEDSREKPLGNYDLDKIDAVVTGARVAISMSGTIVLDGEPDQGRRAITLVPDSHVIVLRAKDIYPTVPQAVSVLDKNPTRPITWIAGPSATSDIELVRVDGVHGPRNLRVIIVTD; translated from the coding sequence GTGAGTGCACGTGAAGAAATTTTACAACGCATTAAAGATGCGCTTGCTCTCTCTCAGGGAGAACCTGCTCCGGAGCCACCACGGAACTATATCCAAGAAGGTGAATTCCCGCCAGGAGCGCCAGAAGTAATCGAGGACTTGATCGAGAAACTCGTCGATTACACTGCCGTTGTTGTGACCACTGATGAAGCAGGCATTCCAGACGCTATCGATGCGTATTTGGAAGATGCGTCTTCTGTCGTCGTCCCACATGGTTTGGATGAAGAATGGAAGAAAGCGGCTGGCCGGCATGACCGTACCGTTCAGGAAGATTCTCGTGAGAAGCCGTTAGGCAACTACGATTTAGACAAAATCGATGCGGTTGTTACCGGTGCTCGAGTTGCTATCTCCATGTCTGGCACTATCGTCCTTGATGGTGAACCGGATCAAGGACGACGTGCGATTACATTGGTTCCAGATAGTCACGTGATCGTCTTGCGGGCGAAGGATATTTATCCAACCGTTCCGCAGGCAGTTTCGGTTTTGGATAAAAACCCAACTCGTCCGATTACGTGGATTGCTGGACCATCGGCAACCTCAGATATCGAACTGGTTCGAGTTGACGGCGTGCACGGACCACGTAACTTGCGAGTCATTATCGTCACTGACTGA
- a CDS encoding BCCT family transporter has translation MDSDIKNENNNYGESETKPLDPTSSATSELAAILSVEEHINAADIQEEPIELASETDDASIAWPVVLPAMILVLAVVAWGLGAPENFSLASSAAFGWVLNNLGWAFVLFTTVFVIFVIVVAGSKFGAIRLGAADEQPEFSNTSWVSMMFAAGMGIGLMFYGASEPLAFYRDGVPGHNVHEVGTAMATAMFHWTLHPWAMYAIVGLAIAYSTYRVGRPQLISATFTSLIGEKHANGFVGKAIDALSIFATVFGTACSLGLGALQIRAGIEAAGFVDNPGMELIISIVSVLTLAFLISAMSGVGKGIRILSNVNMILAASLAIFVFAFGPTIVQLNLLPGSIGAYASQFFEMAGRTASAADGTAGDWISSWTIFYWAWWVSWSPFVGMFIARISRGRTIREFCTGVLLVPAGLSTVWFAIFGGTAISMEQGGESIYQDGSSQTQLFNLLHSMPGGFVMGIVAVVLLATFFITSADSASTVMGSLSQGGRSNATPWLTGLWGLVTALIGLTLLVSGGDQALNSIQSVTIVAATPFIFIVIGLMFAIVKDLRNDVIYLDQREQEKFNRQLAVERRHLREREEILRAKKRVSRMAHPTAKSPVKAGTKSHEKPKKK, from the coding sequence ATGGACAGTGATATTAAAAATGAAAATAATAACTACGGAGAGAGTGAAACAAAGCCATTAGATCCCACGTCGAGTGCGACGTCGGAACTGGCAGCGATCCTCTCAGTTGAAGAACACATTAATGCCGCAGATATTCAAGAAGAACCTATTGAACTAGCATCAGAAACCGATGATGCATCAATCGCTTGGCCGGTTGTTCTCCCAGCGATGATTCTTGTCTTAGCCGTTGTTGCTTGGGGTTTGGGTGCTCCAGAGAACTTTTCTCTAGCATCTAGTGCCGCATTCGGTTGGGTTCTTAATAACTTAGGCTGGGCATTTGTCCTGTTTACAACAGTCTTTGTTATTTTCGTTATCGTCGTGGCCGGTAGTAAATTCGGCGCGATTCGACTCGGTGCAGCTGATGAACAGCCGGAATTCTCCAATACGTCATGGGTCTCAATGATGTTCGCAGCCGGTATGGGTATTGGTTTGATGTTCTATGGCGCATCTGAACCACTGGCTTTCTACCGTGACGGCGTACCCGGGCACAATGTGCACGAGGTTGGTACCGCAATGGCAACCGCGATGTTCCACTGGACTCTTCATCCTTGGGCCATGTATGCCATTGTTGGTTTGGCAATCGCATATTCGACCTACCGGGTTGGTCGTCCACAGCTCATCTCGGCTACCTTCACATCACTTATTGGTGAAAAGCACGCCAACGGTTTCGTTGGAAAAGCTATTGATGCGCTCTCAATTTTCGCAACCGTATTCGGAACAGCATGTTCTCTTGGTCTTGGTGCGCTCCAGATCCGAGCAGGTATCGAAGCTGCAGGATTCGTTGATAATCCAGGAATGGAACTGATCATTTCGATCGTTTCCGTTTTGACTCTTGCTTTCTTGATTTCAGCAATGTCTGGTGTTGGTAAGGGTATTCGTATCCTGTCCAACGTCAATATGATTCTTGCTGCGTCCTTGGCAATCTTCGTATTCGCCTTCGGGCCAACAATCGTCCAGCTCAACCTGCTCCCAGGTTCAATCGGTGCTTATGCATCGCAATTCTTTGAAATGGCTGGCCGTACTGCATCTGCTGCTGATGGTACCGCTGGTGACTGGATTTCCTCATGGACAATCTTCTACTGGGCGTGGTGGGTTTCGTGGTCACCATTCGTTGGCATGTTTATCGCACGTATCTCCCGTGGCCGTACCATCCGTGAATTCTGCACCGGTGTGCTTTTGGTTCCAGCAGGTCTATCAACTGTTTGGTTCGCTATTTTCGGTGGTACCGCAATTTCTATGGAGCAAGGTGGGGAATCGATCTACCAAGATGGTTCTTCTCAAACCCAGCTCTTTAATCTCCTCCATTCCATGCCAGGTGGTTTCGTCATGGGCATCGTTGCGGTTGTATTGCTGGCAACGTTCTTCATTACGTCTGCTGATTCAGCATCGACCGTGATGGGTTCTCTCTCCCAAGGCGGACGCTCGAATGCAACACCATGGTTGACAGGTTTGTGGGGTTTAGTTACCGCATTGATCGGTCTTACCTTGCTTGTTTCGGGTGGCGACCAAGCGTTGAATTCAATCCAGTCGGTGACCATCGTGGCCGCAACTCCGTTCATCTTCATCGTTATTGGTCTCATGTTCGCTATCGTGAAGGATTTACGCAATGACGTCATCTATCTCGATCAACGTGAGCAGGAAAAGTTCAACCGTCAGTTGGCTGTGGAACGTCGCCATTTGCGTGAGCGTGAGGAAATCTTGCGCGCCAAGAAAAGGGTTTCTCGGATGGCTCATCCGACCGCTAAAAGTCCGGTAAAGGCTGGCACAAAATCGCACGAGAAGCCAAAGAAGAAGTAG